Proteins encoded together in one uncultured Desulfosarcina sp. window:
- a CDS encoding phosphatidylserine decarboxylase has protein sequence MTHFPAQHQYIDRDSSRVVTERLIADFLINRLYARSREDSSLLFKAATSLRMSAVLGFLNFDLPLPGRQQAIRNRIRAMSIDVDECVENPDNLNTPRKLFERQIRYRQCRPMPAAADRIVSPADARMIAGSFDRHSSLFLKEKFFSFPELIGGDKPQWLQTFDGGDFAIFRLTPDKYHYNHLPVSGRVADIYEISGSCHSCNPGAVVSQVTPFSKNRRVVTIIDTDVPGGTGVGVVAMIEVVAMMIGDIVQCYSTHGYDDPLDIGTGMFLERGCPKSLYRPGSSVDVLIFQPHRVVFSDDILANMQRQDVTSRFTLHFRAPLVETDVKVRSEVGRKADSSKLKAQS, from the coding sequence GTGACCCATTTTCCAGCCCAGCATCAGTATATCGATCGGGACTCCTCCCGGGTGGTAACAGAGCGGTTGATCGCCGATTTTCTGATCAACCGGCTCTATGCGCGTTCGCGGGAAGATTCTTCTCTGCTTTTCAAGGCGGCGACATCCCTGCGCATGTCGGCTGTTCTCGGTTTTCTCAATTTCGACCTGCCCCTGCCCGGACGGCAGCAGGCGATTCGCAACCGGATTCGGGCCATGAGCATCGACGTCGACGAATGCGTGGAGAATCCGGACAACCTGAATACGCCGCGCAAGCTGTTCGAACGCCAGATCCGATACCGACAATGCCGGCCCATGCCCGCGGCGGCCGACCGAATCGTATCACCGGCCGACGCCAGGATGATCGCAGGCTCCTTCGACCGGCACAGCAGCCTGTTTCTCAAGGAGAAGTTTTTCTCTTTTCCCGAGCTGATCGGCGGGGACAAGCCGCAGTGGCTCCAGACCTTCGATGGCGGCGATTTCGCCATTTTCAGGTTGACGCCCGACAAATACCATTACAACCATCTGCCCGTATCCGGACGGGTAGCGGATATTTATGAAATTTCAGGCAGTTGCCACTCATGCAACCCCGGCGCGGTGGTTTCTCAAGTGACCCCATTTTCCAAGAATCGGCGGGTTGTCACCATCATCGATACGGATGTCCCCGGCGGTACGGGGGTTGGGGTGGTCGCCATGATAGAGGTCGTGGCCATGATGATCGGCGACATCGTGCAGTGCTACAGCACCCATGGTTATGACGACCCCCTGGACATCGGCACCGGCATGTTTTTGGAAAGAGGCTGCCCCAAGAGCCTTTATCGGCCGGGGAGCAGCGTCGACGTGCTGATTTTCCAGCCCCACCGTGTGGTGTTCTCCGATGACATTCTGGCCAATATGCAGCGGCAGGACGTGACCAGCCGGTTTACGCTGCATTTCCGGGCGCCTTTGGTGGAGACGGATGTCAAGGTGAGGTCGGAAGTGGGGAGGAAAGCTGATAGCTCAAAGCTCAAAGCTCAAAGCTGA
- a CDS encoding FAD-dependent oxidoreductase, protein MYRYLFSPITINQLEIRNRIAYPSLGLLYSYDSKLNQRYTDFFRERAKGGAGIVTVGPVGVDFLGSGLLALSIADDAVIDDFATVTGIIKAEGARAWVQLFHAGAYSHPFLIDGKDPIAPSAVYSRYSKATPREMTIDDIQQVQEAFADAARRAVAAGFDGVEIIGSAGYLVTQFLSPLKNQRTDQYGGSFENRLRFPVELIGKVRAAVGPDVPLTIRMAGNDFVPGSNTDQETPKIAAAYEAAGVDAINVTGGWHESRVPQLPMELPRTAYAFLARNIKNAVNVPVMASNRIATPDDAERILRDGYADMVNLGRVLIADPYWPQKAMEGRAAEIRPCVACSQGCTDEIFSGRPVYCVGNPQAGFEAARSLVATDSPKKIMVIGAGAAGLEAAVTAASRGHRVEIFEKDRDLGGQLWIAGAPPHKHELFEFIRYYRAMVQRHNIPLHLDTTVDLELIRSHAPDHVIVAEGARALIPPIPGADGANVLDAWQVLKENPMLGKRVAIVGGGAVGLETALFVAARGTLTPEVVHFLMAYDAMPPERIKELMFAGTSSVTVFEMLDKAGKDVGKSTRWILMDRLDGYAVTIRTGARVLSIDKGEMIWEKEDCQHSERFDTIILASGSKSERHLSDLLAEADIPHTVIGDAVAPGKLNDAIHGGFMAALEI, encoded by the coding sequence ATGTATCGCTACCTGTTCAGTCCCATCACCATCAATCAACTGGAGATCCGAAACCGCATCGCCTATCCGTCCCTGGGGTTGCTCTATTCCTACGACAGCAAGCTCAACCAGCGCTACACCGATTTCTTCCGCGAACGGGCGAAAGGTGGTGCCGGCATCGTCACCGTGGGGCCCGTGGGCGTGGATTTTCTCGGTTCGGGCCTGCTGGCCCTGTCCATTGCCGATGATGCGGTCATCGACGACTTTGCCACGGTCACCGGCATCATCAAGGCTGAAGGCGCCCGGGCCTGGGTCCAGCTCTTTCACGCCGGCGCCTATTCTCATCCATTTCTCATCGACGGCAAGGACCCGATTGCTCCCTCGGCCGTCTATTCCAGATACAGCAAGGCCACACCGCGGGAGATGACCATCGATGACATCCAGCAGGTTCAGGAGGCCTTTGCCGATGCCGCCCGCCGGGCCGTGGCCGCCGGATTCGACGGGGTGGAAATCATCGGAAGCGCCGGCTATCTCGTCACCCAGTTCCTCTCGCCGCTGAAAAACCAGCGTACCGACCAATACGGCGGCAGCTTCGAAAACCGACTGCGCTTTCCCGTAGAACTCATCGGCAAGGTGAGAGCAGCCGTCGGACCGGACGTCCCCCTGACCATCCGCATGGCCGGCAACGATTTCGTGCCGGGCAGCAATACCGATCAGGAAACCCCGAAAATCGCGGCGGCCTATGAAGCCGCCGGTGTGGATGCGATCAATGTCACCGGCGGATGGCATGAGTCGCGGGTGCCTCAGTTGCCTATGGAACTGCCCCGCACCGCCTACGCCTTTCTGGCCCGCAACATCAAAAACGCCGTCAATGTGCCGGTGATGGCCTCCAACCGCATTGCAACGCCGGACGACGCGGAGCGCATCCTGCGCGACGGGTATGCGGACATGGTCAACCTGGGTCGGGTGCTCATCGCCGACCCCTACTGGCCCCAAAAGGCGATGGAAGGCAGGGCCGCCGAGATCCGTCCCTGCGTAGCCTGTTCCCAGGGCTGCACGGACGAAATCTTCAGCGGCCGGCCGGTGTACTGTGTGGGCAACCCCCAGGCCGGGTTCGAAGCTGCCCGGTCCCTTGTCGCAACCGATTCACCCAAAAAGATCATGGTGATCGGCGCCGGGGCTGCCGGACTGGAAGCGGCCGTCACCGCCGCCAGCCGGGGCCATCGGGTGGAAATCTTCGAAAAAGACCGTGACCTGGGCGGTCAGTTGTGGATCGCCGGTGCGCCGCCCCACAAACACGAACTGTTTGAATTCATCCGCTATTATCGGGCCATGGTCCAGCGGCACAACATCCCTTTGCACCTGGACACCACGGTGGACCTGGAATTGATCCGCAGCCATGCCCCCGACCACGTCATCGTAGCCGAAGGGGCTAGGGCCCTGATCCCGCCCATACCCGGAGCCGATGGTGCCAATGTGCTCGACGCCTGGCAGGTCCTCAAGGAAAATCCCATGCTGGGTAAACGGGTGGCCATCGTCGGCGGCGGCGCCGTAGGACTGGAAACCGCCCTTTTCGTGGCGGCCCGGGGAACCCTGACACCGGAAGTGGTTCATTTTCTCATGGCCTACGACGCCATGCCGCCCGAACGGATCAAGGAACTGATGTTCGCCGGCACCTCAAGCGTCACCGTATTTGAAATGCTGGACAAAGCCGGCAAGGATGTGGGCAAGTCCACCCGCTGGATTCTCATGGACCGGCTCGACGGCTACGCGGTCACGATCCGAACCGGCGCCAGGGTCCTTTCCATCGACAAGGGAGAGATGATCTGGGAAAAGGAGGATTGCCAACATTCGGAGCGCTTCGACACCATTATCCTGGCGTCGGGCTCCAAGTCCGAGCGCCATCTGTCCGACCTTCTGGCCGAAGCGGACATCCCCCACACTGTAATCGGCGATGCCGTGGCCCCCGGCAAGTTGAACGACGCCATCCACGGCGGTTTTATGGCGGCATTGGAGATTTAG
- a CDS encoding amino acid ABC transporter ATP-binding protein — protein sequence MIQFKGVNKWFGKLQVLKDIDLQVAAGEVVVICGPSGSGKSTLIRCINRLEKFQKGELFVDGTPLHDHSTNLTKLRAEIGFVFQQFHLYPHMTALQNVTLAPINVRKLKRAAAEELGREKLARVGLADKADSYPSQLSGGQQQRVAIARGLAMAPKIMLFDEPTSALDPEMIGEVLDVMVKLTSEGMTMCVVTHEMGFARQVAHRVIFMDEGSLVETGDPHDFFDNPKTDRAALFISKILTH from the coding sequence ATGATTCAATTCAAAGGCGTCAACAAGTGGTTCGGCAAGCTGCAAGTCCTCAAGGATATCGATTTACAGGTCGCCGCCGGAGAAGTGGTGGTGATCTGCGGCCCCAGCGGCTCGGGAAAATCCACCCTGATCCGCTGCATCAACCGTCTGGAGAAGTTCCAGAAAGGGGAGCTGTTCGTGGACGGCACCCCGCTGCACGATCATAGCACCAATCTGACCAAGCTGCGTGCCGAAATCGGGTTCGTCTTTCAGCAGTTCCACCTCTACCCCCACATGACCGCCCTGCAAAATGTCACCCTGGCGCCAATCAACGTTCGAAAGCTGAAGCGCGCTGCGGCCGAAGAACTGGGCCGCGAGAAACTGGCCCGCGTGGGCCTGGCCGACAAGGCCGATTCCTATCCCAGCCAGTTGTCCGGCGGCCAGCAGCAGCGCGTGGCCATTGCCCGTGGGCTGGCCATGGCCCCTAAAATCATGCTTTTCGACGAACCCACCAGCGCCCTAGATCCCGAAATGATCGGCGAGGTATTGGACGTCATGGTCAAATTGACCAGCGAAGGCATGACCATGTGCGTGGTGACCCACGAAATGGGTTTTGCCCGCCAGGTGGCCCACCGGGTGATCTTCATGGACGAGGGCAGCCTGGTGGAAACCGGCGATCCCCATGATTTTTTCGACAATCCGAAGACCGACCGCGCCGCCCTGTTTATCAGCAAAATTCTGACCCACTAA
- a CDS encoding ketoacyl-ACP synthase III — protein sequence MPSSIIISTGSHLPSETVPNRHFLGNTFYTPDGALIEKPNPQIVETLHNITGISERRYVRDEQTTTDIAFMAAENALECMDRESLDYIIVAQNFGDVQAGNLRTDMVPTIASRVKHRLKIENPYTVAYDIPFGCPGWVQGMIMADYYIRSGDARRAMVIGAEILSRVSDPHDVDCMIFADGAGATVVEAGDTDGGILAHVTRTDALDNAWMLRLGRSYSPDHRGDELYIKMDGHDIYKYALKTVPLVVKQALDKAGLDIGDVKKILMHQANAKMDDAILARLFKLYGVSHVPEDVMPMIIHWAGNSSVATIPTVLDLLMREELEGHRVVSGDVIVFTSVGAGMNINAMVYRLP from the coding sequence ATGCCCAGTTCAATCATAATTTCCACGGGAAGCCATCTTCCATCGGAAACGGTTCCCAACCGCCATTTTCTCGGGAATACGTTTTATACACCGGATGGCGCACTCATTGAAAAACCCAATCCGCAGATCGTCGAGACCCTGCACAACATTACCGGCATCAGCGAGCGGCGATATGTTCGCGATGAACAGACCACCACCGACATCGCTTTTATGGCGGCCGAAAACGCCCTTGAATGCATGGATCGCGAGAGCCTGGACTACATTATCGTGGCCCAGAATTTCGGGGATGTACAGGCCGGCAATCTGCGAACGGACATGGTGCCGACCATCGCATCGCGGGTCAAACATCGGCTCAAGATCGAAAATCCCTACACCGTGGCTTACGACATCCCCTTTGGTTGCCCCGGATGGGTTCAGGGAATGATTATGGCCGACTATTATATCCGTTCCGGAGACGCACGGCGGGCCATGGTGATCGGTGCCGAGATCCTATCGCGCGTGTCGGATCCCCACGACGTGGACTGCATGATTTTCGCAGACGGCGCCGGGGCGACCGTTGTGGAAGCCGGCGATACGGATGGGGGCATTCTCGCCCACGTGACGCGCACGGATGCCCTGGACAATGCCTGGATGCTGCGGTTGGGACGCTCTTACAGCCCGGATCATCGCGGAGACGAGCTGTATATCAAGATGGACGGCCACGACATTTACAAATATGCGCTGAAGACGGTTCCGCTGGTGGTCAAGCAGGCCCTGGACAAGGCCGGGCTGGACATCGGCGATGTCAAAAAAATTCTGATGCACCAGGCCAACGCCAAGATGGATGACGCCATCCTGGCCCGCCTGTTCAAGCTTTACGGCGTTTCCCACGTTCCGGAGGATGTCATGCCCATGATCATCCACTGGGCCGGCAACAGCTCGGTGGCCACCATTCCCACCGTGCTGGACCTGCTGATGCGAGAGGAACTGGAGGGGCACCGGGTTGTCTCCGGGGATGTCATCGTATTCACTTCGGTCGGTGCGGGCATGAACATCAACGCCATGGTCTATCGCCTGCCCTAA
- a CDS encoding amino acid ABC transporter permease codes for MLEGFNFRIIWEYMPFFLEGLRNTFLISIVSIFLALIAGIIACACRLSPWRLVRGLAIIYIESIRSTPLLVQIYFFYFGLPTLGLRVPEIQTGILALMLNSGAYIAEIVRAGITSVPNGQIEAGVSSGLNYFQRMRFIILPQALGVTVPPLLGQAIVLVKDTALLSLISVMELTRCGQTLTSERFMPTEAFFTVAFFYLCIYFVLKPLADWSQRKLIFREAY; via the coding sequence ATGCTTGAAGGCTTCAATTTCCGCATCATCTGGGAGTATATGCCGTTCTTTCTGGAGGGGCTGCGCAACACCTTTCTGATCTCCATCGTCTCGATCTTCCTGGCCCTGATTGCCGGCATCATTGCCTGCGCCTGCCGACTTTCTCCCTGGCGGCTGGTGCGCGGCCTGGCCATCATCTATATCGAATCCATCCGTTCCACGCCACTTCTGGTCCAGATCTACTTTTTCTATTTTGGCCTGCCGACCTTAGGATTACGGGTACCGGAGATCCAGACGGGCATCCTGGCCCTGATGCTCAACAGCGGTGCCTACATCGCCGAAATCGTGCGGGCAGGCATCACCTCGGTGCCCAACGGTCAGATCGAAGCGGGCGTATCCTCCGGCCTCAATTACTTTCAACGCATGCGCTTTATCATTCTGCCCCAGGCCCTTGGTGTCACCGTACCGCCCCTTCTGGGACAGGCCATCGTCTTGGTCAAGGACACCGCCCTGCTCTCCTTGATTTCGGTCATGGAGCTGACGCGCTGCGGGCAGACCCTCACCTCCGAGCGGTTCATGCCCACCGAGGCCTTTTTTACGGTGGCCTTCTTTTATCTTTGTATCTACTTCGTGCTCAAACCCCTGGCCGACTGGTCGCAGAGAAAGCTCATCTTCAGGGAGGCCTACTGA
- a CDS encoding amino acid ABC transporter permease: MMLFYFHRLIEILPFFLKGLWMTVAVSGISLVLGTIFGLVLGILRTSNNKVLVGLIGIYVALIRGTPFVVQIFIVFFILPEWGIQLDAFPAAILALTNLGTAFICEIVAGGIKAVPKGQWEAAASSGLTVFQQLRHVIVPQSMQTILPPLVGQYVLLIKDSSVVSVIGVVELTRVGWVTVVRIPEGLMVFSLVGILYFVISYPLIRLSNRLEEKMATQKVML; the protein is encoded by the coding sequence ATGATGCTCTTTTACTTCCATCGGCTGATCGAGATCCTCCCCTTTTTTCTCAAAGGGCTCTGGATGACCGTGGCGGTGTCTGGCATCAGCCTGGTGCTGGGAACCATTTTCGGTCTTGTGCTGGGCATCCTCCGGACCTCGAACAACAAGGTCCTGGTGGGACTGATCGGCATCTACGTGGCCTTGATCCGGGGCACGCCCTTCGTGGTTCAGATTTTCATCGTTTTTTTCATCCTGCCGGAATGGGGCATTCAACTGGATGCCTTTCCTGCCGCAATTCTCGCGTTGACGAACTTAGGCACGGCGTTCATCTGCGAGATCGTAGCCGGAGGAATCAAGGCCGTGCCCAAAGGGCAGTGGGAAGCGGCCGCCTCGTCGGGCCTCACCGTGTTCCAGCAACTGCGCCATGTTATCGTTCCCCAGAGCATGCAGACCATCCTGCCGCCGCTAGTGGGTCAGTATGTGCTGCTGATCAAGGACTCGTCGGTGGTATCGGTGATCGGCGTGGTAGAGTTGACCCGCGTGGGTTGGGTCACCGTGGTGCGCATCCCTGAAGGGCTGATGGTCTTTTCGCTGGTGGGCATTCTCTATTTTGTCATCTCCTACCCGCTGATCCGGCTTTCCAACCGACTCGAGGAGAAGATGGCCACCCAGAAAGTGATGTTATGA
- a CDS encoding DUF2062 domain-containing protein, whose product MAQQPLSKYVRRIYERFIKLKEAPREIALGFALGLMIGMTPFLGIHFVTSIALASLLRWSKISAMVGVNITNVFTAPLIYPVNYWVGAKLVGVSNGVRWPAAFTAQEMINLVKQSPMVLVDLCAGGMILGIPLAFAGYVVVLRAVRLYRRRCVPTF is encoded by the coding sequence ATGGCCCAACAACCCCTGTCGAAATACGTCCGCCGAATATACGAGCGCTTCATCAAGCTGAAGGAGGCGCCGCGGGAAATTGCCCTCGGATTCGCCTTGGGCCTCATGATCGGCATGACCCCTTTTCTCGGTATCCATTTCGTCACCAGCATCGCGCTGGCGTCCTTGCTAAGGTGGAGCAAAATCTCGGCCATGGTGGGCGTGAACATTACCAATGTGTTTACGGCGCCGCTGATCTATCCGGTCAACTACTGGGTAGGGGCAAAGTTGGTGGGAGTTTCCAATGGAGTCCGGTGGCCTGCGGCCTTCACTGCGCAAGAGATGATCAACCTGGTGAAACAGTCTCCTATGGTCTTGGTCGACCTGTGCGCCGGAGGCATGATTCTCGGGATTCCGCTGGCCTTTGCCGGATATGTGGTGGTGCTGCGGGCGGTCCGGTTGTACCGCAGGCGATGTGTACCGACATTTTAG
- a CDS encoding prolipoprotein diacylglyceryl transferase family protein, which produces MHNWLFVLFMALLLVPLFIWGFSTLPRERWQIICSVPVRKMADGSWQGQNLTYYGLFNALALCTAVSLVLILTGAAGVPVPVFVAITCAILGICLPASSFIARWVEKKPSTFSVGAASFLGIVLGPWLVVPLEMIARRFTGTGFDPMAMLSAMMVAYALGEGIGRLACISFGCCYGKPMDQMPQAVQRYFSWAAFTYTGCTKKIAYAHHLEGHKIFAVPAVTAVLYSASALAGTLLYLSGNYAWAFFLCLFVTQIWRFFSEFLRADYRGDRKISVYQIMSLATVPYGLLLPFLFPAAGHAGDIAAGLQQFWNPATILFLQMIGIIMFLRTGRSQVTGSGVSFFVNEDRI; this is translated from the coding sequence ATGCACAATTGGCTGTTTGTTCTCTTCATGGCTCTCCTTCTTGTCCCTCTTTTCATCTGGGGATTTTCCACCCTTCCCCGGGAGCGCTGGCAGATCATTTGTTCCGTTCCCGTCAGGAAAATGGCCGATGGTTCCTGGCAGGGCCAGAATCTGACCTACTACGGCCTGTTCAACGCCCTGGCATTATGCACGGCCGTATCTCTGGTGCTGATTCTTACCGGTGCCGCTGGCGTGCCTGTTCCGGTTTTCGTTGCCATCACCTGCGCGATTCTGGGGATCTGCCTGCCGGCATCGAGTTTTATCGCCCGTTGGGTGGAGAAAAAGCCCAGCACCTTCAGTGTGGGAGCGGCTTCGTTTTTGGGCATCGTTCTGGGCCCCTGGCTGGTGGTGCCGCTGGAAATGATCGCCCGGCGTTTCACCGGGACCGGGTTCGATCCCATGGCGATGCTGTCGGCGATGATGGTGGCCTATGCTTTGGGAGAAGGGATCGGCAGGCTGGCCTGTATCAGTTTCGGGTGCTGCTACGGTAAACCCATGGACCAGATGCCACAAGCGGTTCAGCGCTATTTCTCGTGGGCGGCGTTCACCTATACCGGCTGCACAAAGAAGATCGCCTACGCCCATCACTTGGAAGGACACAAGATTTTCGCAGTTCCGGCCGTTACGGCGGTATTGTACAGCGCCAGTGCGTTGGCCGGTACCCTGCTTTACCTTTCCGGCAACTATGCATGGGCCTTTTTTCTTTGCCTGTTCGTTACCCAAATTTGGCGCTTTTTCTCCGAATTTCTGCGGGCCGACTATCGCGGGGACCGCAAGATCAGCGTTTACCAGATCATGAGCCTGGCGACCGTTCCCTACGGTCTGTTGCTTCCGTTTCTCTTTCCGGCCGCAGGTCATGCCGGGGACATTGCGGCAGGGCTTCAGCAGTTCTGGAATCCCGCGACGATCCTTTTCCTCCAGATGATCGGGATCATCATGTTCCTGAGAACCGGCCGGAGCCAGGTGACCGGATCGGGGGTGTCATTTTTTGTGAATGAAGATCGGATCTGA
- a CDS encoding ABC transporter substrate-binding protein — translation MKATEEKVVEEGISTLTDIVKRGELRVAVQSGAAPYAFVDKDGKPAGSMVDFAQDMADRMGVKLKILDFDWDGLIPALLSGKADILAADMTPTLKRHLKITFCDPWYYVQPCVFTTTGASFQKPEDANNPDVTVGVLLGSTGETIAKKYLPKAKIKTYKGGGRMIVQALLAGHVDAGVNDDLAVLTVLPDFPPNSVRVLPDRLGQGKDPLAFAVRHESVNLWQWINLYFKFARNDGSYDKNIQYWMESTDWKKDH, via the coding sequence ATGAAAGCCACGGAAGAAAAAGTTGTCGAAGAAGGAATCAGTACCCTTACCGACATCGTCAAACGCGGCGAACTGCGGGTGGCTGTGCAGTCCGGTGCGGCGCCCTATGCTTTCGTTGACAAGGATGGCAAACCTGCCGGCTCCATGGTGGATTTTGCCCAGGATATGGCCGACCGCATGGGCGTCAAGCTCAAGATCCTGGATTTCGACTGGGACGGCCTGATCCCCGCACTGCTCTCCGGCAAGGCCGATATCCTGGCTGCGGATATGACCCCCACCCTCAAGCGCCATCTCAAGATTACGTTCTGCGATCCGTGGTACTATGTCCAGCCCTGTGTTTTCACCACCACCGGCGCCTCTTTCCAGAAGCCGGAAGATGCCAACAACCCGGACGTGACCGTGGGCGTGCTCCTGGGCTCCACCGGAGAGACCATCGCCAAAAAATACCTACCCAAAGCCAAGATCAAAACTTACAAGGGCGGCGGCCGCATGATCGTCCAGGCCCTGCTGGCCGGCCATGTGGATGCCGGCGTCAATGACGACCTGGCCGTGCTGACCGTTCTCCCGGATTTTCCGCCCAACTCCGTAAGGGTTCTTCCCGATCGCCTGGGGCAGGGCAAGGATCCGTTGGCCTTTGCCGTACGTCACGAGTCGGTGAACCTGTGGCAATGGATCAACCTCTACTTCAAATTTGCCCGCAACGACGGCAGCTACGACAAGAATATCCAGTACTGGATGGAATCCACCGACTGGAAAAAGGATCATTAG
- a CDS encoding saccharopine dehydrogenase C-terminal domain-containing protein, giving the protein MRVLVLGGCGIQGRAAVFDLAKGPDVQEVICADANFEALDEISAFVDMAKIRTESLDANNPEDLDRLFRQADVAIDLLPRQFVETVCQSAVRTGVSVVNSNYAYPVAHLDEAARNAGVAIMPECGLDPGIDLVVYGEAGRRFDELHLINSYCGGFPERSACDNPFNYKISWVLEGVLASTKRDSRIIDQGKVVDIPGADQHDPRYIRQIDFPGLGALEVIPNGDAVFFTDALGVTATIRETGRYSLRWPGWSALWHPLKKLGFLSEDPVPGLPCEVSPYQMMNKLLGPQLQYKRNEKDLVAMLNVFEGLKGGQRVRLVSRLLIERDLETGIMAMARGVSCPASIVARMIAAGEIRDRGVLSPMKHIPYPAFTEALRDRGIDVQEEETMLD; this is encoded by the coding sequence ATGCGCGTACTGGTATTGGGCGGCTGCGGAATTCAGGGCAGGGCCGCCGTTTTCGATCTGGCCAAAGGGCCGGATGTGCAAGAGGTCATCTGTGCCGACGCCAACTTCGAGGCCCTGGATGAAATTTCGGCCTTCGTCGACATGGCCAAAATCCGAACTGAATCTCTGGATGCCAACAACCCGGAAGATCTGGACCGTCTTTTCCGGCAGGCGGATGTGGCCATCGACCTGCTCCCCAGGCAATTCGTGGAAACGGTCTGCCAGTCCGCCGTCCGGACCGGCGTCAGTGTTGTCAATTCCAATTACGCCTACCCCGTCGCCCATCTGGACGAGGCGGCCCGAAACGCGGGCGTGGCCATTATGCCCGAATGCGGCCTTGATCCGGGTATCGACCTGGTGGTTTACGGCGAAGCCGGCCGCCGCTTCGACGAGCTTCACCTAATCAACTCCTATTGCGGCGGATTTCCTGAACGCTCCGCCTGCGACAATCCTTTCAACTATAAAATTTCCTGGGTCCTCGAGGGGGTGCTGGCCTCCACCAAACGGGACAGCCGCATAATCGACCAAGGCAAGGTCGTCGACATTCCCGGAGCCGATCAGCACGATCCCCGGTATATCCGCCAGATCGATTTCCCGGGACTGGGCGCTCTGGAAGTCATCCCCAACGGGGATGCCGTATTTTTCACCGATGCCCTGGGAGTCACCGCAACTATTCGGGAAACCGGCCGCTACTCACTGCGCTGGCCCGGATGGAGCGCCCTGTGGCATCCTTTGAAAAAGCTGGGCTTTTTGAGTGAAGACCCGGTACCCGGCCTTCCCTGCGAAGTCTCGCCCTACCAGATGATGAACAAACTGCTTGGTCCCCAGTTGCAGTACAAGCGCAACGAAAAGGACCTGGTGGCTATGCTCAATGTTTTCGAAGGCCTCAAGGGCGGTCAGCGGGTCCGCCTGGTCAGTCGGCTGCTCATCGAACGGGACCTGGAAACCGGCATCATGGCCATGGCCAGGGGCGTCAGCTGCCCGGCCAGCATCGTGGCCCGGATGATTGCCGCCGGCGAAATCCGGGATAGGGGCGTACTGTCGCCCATGAAACATATTCCCTACCCGGCATTCACCGAAGCCCTGCGCGACCGTGGAATCGATGTGCAGGAAGAGGAAACAATGCTGGACTAA